The Sesamum indicum cultivar Zhongzhi No. 13 linkage group LG6, S_indicum_v1.0, whole genome shotgun sequence genome has a segment encoding these proteins:
- the LOC105163218 gene encoding methyl-CpG-binding domain-containing protein 4-like, with amino-acid sequence MEEGQQSKRHSVNTSNFIDIWSVQCGECFKWRVIPTQEEFEEIRSTFAEDPFVCSKKPGISCDDPADIEYDDSRTWVIDKPNLPKCPAGFRRKLVMRKDFSKMDCYYDSPNGKRLRSLAEVARFLDKYPEYKEDVLVSDFSFTPPKIMEDTIPPDLVKKA; translated from the exons ATGGAGGAGGGCCAGCAATCTAAAAGG CATTCGGTAAATACTAGCAATTTCATTGACATATGGAGTGTGCAATGTGGGGAATGCTTCAAATGGAGGGTGATACCAACTCAAGAAGAGTTTGAAGAAATCAGAAGCACATTTGCAGAAGACCCCTTTGTTTGCAGCAAGAAACCTGGCATTTCCTGCGATGATCCGGCTGATATAGAGTACGATGACTCCAGGACTTGGGTCATCGACAAGCCCAACCTTCCCAAATGCCCTGCCGGTTTCAGGAGGAAATTGGTTATGCGGAAAGATTTCTCCAAAATGGACTGCTATTACGACAGCCCAAATGGGAAAAGACTTAGGTCCTTGGCTGAAGTTGCCAGGTTCTTGGACAAGTATCCTGAGTACAAGGAGGACGTCTTAGTCTCAGATTTCAGCTTCACTCCTCCAAAGATCATGGAGGATACTATTCCTCCCGATTTAGTGAAGAAGGCGTGA
- the LOC105163217 gene encoding methyl-CpG-binding domain-containing protein 4-like: MDSPTEEEKPCTTEDKTQRTKRISEVLCTPESQVKKTKRISKRSPVLKNTIDTWAAQCKECCKWRVIPTQEEYEEIRRKFTEDPFTCNKKHNVSCDDPSDLEYGGERIWVIDKPNIPKTPIGFQRGLVLRKDYSKMDCYYVTPNGKKLRASTEVAAFLGEHPEYKDVSEADFSFSTPRIMADTLPQNVAGKKGSSGQVD; encoded by the exons ATGGATTCGCCCACGGAGGAAGAAAAACCTTGCACAACGGAGGACAAAACGCAGAGGACAAAGCGAATTTCCGAGGTTCTTTGCACACCGGAGTCCCAAGTGAAGAAGACGAAGAGAATTTCGAAG CGATCTCCTGTTCTGAAGAACACAATCGATACATGGGCTGCTCAATGCAAAGAATGCTGCAAATGGAGAGTAATACCAACCCAAGAAGAGTATGAagaaattagaagaaaattcaCGGAGGACCCCTTCACTTGCAATAAGAAACACAACGTGTCCTGCGATGATCCGTCTGATCTTGAGTATGGCGGTGAGCGCATATGGGTTATTGACAAGCCAAATATCCCCAAAACCCCCATTGGTTTCCAGAGGGGGCTAGTTTTGAGAAAGGATTACTCGAAGATGGATTGCTATTATGTGACTCCAAATGGCAAGAAGCTCAGGGCCTCCACTGAAGTTGCTGCATTCTTGGGGGAGCACCCGGAGTACAAGGATGTTTCTGAAGCAGATTTTAGTTTCAGTACTCCAAGGATCATGGCTGACACTCTTCCACAAAATGTGGCTGGTAAGAAGGGATCAAGTGGTCAGGTTGATTGA